A region of Salinibacter sp. 10B DNA encodes the following proteins:
- a CDS encoding Glu/Leu/Phe/Val dehydrogenase: MQMNTESPPAQDESSLGFFGQVNRMFGNAAEQTEHPLGVLYQIRACDNIIRFEFPIKRDDGTIQVIRGYRAEHSHHKKPTKGGIRYAPNVNVDEVMALSALMSYKCAIVDVPFGGAKGGVCIDARNYSQDELERITRRYTFELSRKDFIGPGTDVPAPDYGTGEREMSWIMDTMHQIGDDDLNSLACVTGKPVGQGGVRGRTEATGRGVYYGIREACSFEEDMQELGLAPGLENKDIVVQGLGNVGYHAAKILEEEGGANIVGIAEIEGAIHDPTGLSVDDVVAHREETGSILDFPGAEDIETSAKALELPCDILIPAALEGVITTDNAPRIQASIVAEAANGPVTSQADDILQEKGVLMIPDVYLNAGGVTVSYFEWLRNLSHVRHGRMSRRFEERNAERILRAVDELTAEDFDEDLLETLIEQVGFGASERDLVNSGLEDTMAQAYTEIRDVRKEKNVDTRTAAFVSAINKIAQSYQQMGIFP, translated from the coding sequence ATGCAAATGAACACAGAGTCCCCGCCCGCCCAAGACGAATCGTCGCTCGGCTTTTTCGGTCAGGTAAATCGCATGTTCGGGAATGCCGCCGAGCAGACCGAGCATCCACTGGGGGTGCTTTACCAGATTCGTGCCTGCGACAACATCATCCGCTTCGAGTTTCCCATCAAGCGGGATGACGGCACCATTCAAGTCATTCGAGGCTACCGGGCCGAGCACAGTCACCACAAAAAGCCCACGAAGGGCGGCATTCGGTACGCGCCCAATGTGAACGTGGACGAGGTGATGGCCTTGTCGGCCCTCATGAGTTACAAATGTGCGATTGTGGACGTGCCGTTTGGAGGGGCAAAGGGAGGGGTGTGCATCGATGCGCGCAACTATTCGCAGGACGAGCTGGAGCGCATCACGCGTCGCTACACGTTCGAGCTGTCCCGAAAGGACTTCATTGGGCCGGGGACCGACGTGCCGGCGCCCGATTACGGCACCGGGGAGCGCGAGATGTCGTGGATCATGGACACGATGCATCAGATCGGAGATGACGATCTCAATTCCCTGGCGTGCGTGACCGGGAAGCCGGTGGGACAGGGAGGCGTGCGGGGGCGTACTGAGGCCACCGGGCGCGGCGTCTATTACGGCATCCGAGAGGCCTGCAGCTTCGAAGAGGACATGCAGGAATTGGGGCTCGCGCCGGGCCTGGAAAACAAGGACATCGTGGTGCAGGGGCTCGGCAATGTCGGCTATCACGCCGCCAAGATTCTTGAAGAAGAGGGCGGGGCCAATATCGTAGGCATTGCGGAGATCGAGGGGGCCATTCACGATCCTACTGGGCTATCGGTCGACGATGTGGTGGCCCACCGAGAAGAGACCGGCTCCATTCTCGACTTTCCGGGCGCCGAAGACATCGAGACCTCTGCCAAGGCGCTCGAGTTGCCGTGCGACATTCTCATTCCTGCCGCCCTCGAAGGGGTCATCACGACCGATAATGCTCCCCGCATCCAGGCCAGCATTGTGGCCGAGGCGGCCAACGGGCCTGTAACCTCTCAGGCCGACGATATATTGCAGGAGAAGGGCGTGCTCATGATTCCGGATGTTTATCTCAATGCCGGAGGGGTCACGGTGTCCTACTTTGAATGGCTTCGCAATCTCTCGCACGTTCGCCACGGGCGGATGAGTCGTCGCTTCGAGGAGCGCAATGCTGAGCGCATCCTCCGCGCCGTCGATGAGCTTACGGCGGAAGACTTCGACGAAGATCTACTGGAGACGCTTATCGAACAGGTCGGCTTCGGGGCCAGTGAGCGGGATCTCGTGAACTCGGGCCTTGAGGACACGATGGCGCAGGCCTACACGGAAATTCGGGATGTGCGAAAAGAGAAGAATGTGGACACGCGAACGGCGGCGTTCGTGAGCGCCATCAACAAGATCGCCCAGTCATATCAGCAGATGGGCATCTTTCCGTAG
- a CDS encoding nucleotidyltransferase domain-containing protein, with the protein MNVPERHDQIADRLDRIEREHDVAVLYACEAGSRAWGFPSQDSDYDVRVVYVHPREWYLSIDLEQRDDTIDPPIADAIDVHGWDLRKALGLFQSANPTLLDWLQSPIVYHQDEAVMARWRALLPEYYTARRVGHAYRGMARSVAEQNLAEEPISHKAYLYVLRALLAVRWTEHRSDPVPVEFGRLLHATVDRSDVREAIETLIDQKQTEHELGAGPRRPVLHTFVEAELERQTNVEWPGSSLRPGVEPLNNFFRFVVGNDVSLP; encoded by the coding sequence ATGAACGTCCCCGAGCGCCACGACCAGATTGCCGACCGCCTCGATCGGATCGAGAGGGAGCACGACGTCGCAGTGCTTTATGCCTGCGAGGCGGGAAGTCGGGCGTGGGGCTTTCCGTCGCAGGATAGCGACTACGACGTGCGCGTCGTCTACGTGCATCCGCGAGAGTGGTACCTGTCCATCGATTTGGAGCAGCGCGACGATACGATTGACCCTCCCATCGCGGACGCGATCGATGTGCACGGGTGGGATCTGCGCAAAGCACTCGGCCTCTTCCAGTCTGCCAATCCCACACTGCTGGATTGGCTGCAGTCGCCCATCGTGTACCACCAAGACGAGGCAGTGATGGCCCGATGGCGGGCGCTGCTGCCGGAGTACTACACGGCTCGAAGGGTTGGGCACGCGTACCGAGGCATGGCCCGGAGTGTGGCGGAGCAGAATCTTGCCGAGGAGCCGATTTCCCACAAGGCGTATCTCTACGTTCTTCGTGCTCTGCTGGCCGTGCGATGGACCGAACACAGATCAGATCCTGTACCGGTAGAATTCGGTCGGCTCCTACACGCGACAGTGGACCGGAGTGACGTTCGGGAGGCGATCGAGACGCTCATTGATCAGAAACAGACGGAGCACGAGCTTGGCGCCGGTCCGCGCCGTCCGGTGTTGCATACGTTTGTCGAGGCAGAGCTGGAGCGGCAGACCAACGTAGAGTGGCCCGGTTCGTCGCTTCGGCCCGGCGTGGAGCCGCTCAACAATTTCTTCCGATTCGTGGTCGGGAACGACGTTTCACTGCCCTGA
- a CDS encoding CapA family protein, whose translation MRIPFSPYPVGEFLSMVRRRFSSPPPRPKSLDRALRLREGPLERTVGFVGDICPLFGREVQFGAGVRSFFDDCDVVVGNLEGVFSDRYWQPFLMKHRPSIVKVLDVLAPLDRWVLTVANNHATDFGPEALHRTTEFLNRRGIRWLGTEECPRLWLAEDVTLTAWTRWLNRPDEGVARDDPGVPADPGLHVALPHWGYEHERQPRPSQVPPEGYDLVVGHHTHLPQPFERHNDHRLVAWSLGNFVTGKQLPVLGEGAILKVGMARSGDGAPEIVQADFREIELDRDQQQCRVTFRCPAFDAADLDAGTDPTSLGQG comes from the coding sequence ATGCGCATTCCGTTCAGTCCCTATCCGGTTGGAGAGTTTCTTTCCATGGTCCGGCGGCGCTTTTCCTCCCCCCCGCCCCGGCCCAAATCGCTGGACCGAGCGCTCCGGTTACGAGAGGGACCATTGGAGCGGACGGTAGGCTTTGTGGGCGACATCTGCCCCCTGTTCGGACGAGAGGTGCAGTTTGGGGCAGGCGTGCGGTCGTTTTTTGACGATTGTGACGTTGTGGTGGGCAATCTGGAAGGAGTGTTCTCGGATCGGTACTGGCAGCCGTTTCTGATGAAGCATCGGCCGAGCATCGTCAAGGTGCTCGACGTGCTTGCTCCGCTGGACCGATGGGTGCTCACCGTGGCCAACAACCACGCGACGGATTTTGGGCCGGAGGCCCTGCACCGCACCACAGAATTTCTCAATCGGCGCGGCATCCGGTGGTTGGGTACTGAGGAGTGTCCGCGTCTTTGGCTCGCTGAGGACGTGACGCTCACGGCCTGGACCCGGTGGCTAAATCGGCCGGATGAGGGGGTGGCTCGGGATGATCCTGGAGTGCCCGCCGATCCCGGCCTGCATGTGGCCCTTCCCCACTGGGGATACGAACACGAACGGCAGCCTCGACCCTCGCAGGTTCCACCGGAGGGATATGATCTTGTGGTAGGACACCATACGCACCTCCCACAGCCGTTTGAGCGGCACAACGACCACCGACTGGTGGCGTGGTCGCTCGGCAATTTTGTGACGGGGAAGCAGTTGCCGGTCCTTGGAGAAGGGGCCATTCTCAAGGTGGGGATGGCGCGCAGTGGAGACGGGGCGCCCGAGATCGTGCAGGCGGACTTCCGCGAGATTGAATTGGATCGAGATCAGCAGCAGTGCCGGGTCACATTCCGGTGTCCAGCGTTCGACGCCGCGGACCTCGACGCTGGAACGGATCCGACCTCACTCGGTCAGGGATAA
- the porQ gene encoding type IX secretion system protein PorQ produces the protein MPFARIRALGLLLLCMTAPVCGQPGADLTSFPVLRLEPSARTAAMGGAFAAVADGDVNVLFFNPAVPDSATSRQISFSYTNHLADLNAGSVAYSRTLPAVGMTMSGGLRFLHAGTFEGRDRYGEPTGDFGAGDIVLTAGLSRALGPRFRYGANTHLLYSQIDDVTASVLAADLGGVYHLPSRQLAVGVTLRNLGVTLTSFDGTSEDLPLDLQVGLSKRLAHLPLLLTVTGYDLTNPSKGVEGGDTFDHVLSHLTFGAEVQPGDVLRLRVGYNHRRSRDLALTDRFDLAGLGMGFGLTVSALTVDYAYNSWSSLGGLHQFTLRTDLSSL, from the coding sequence ATGCCCTTCGCCCGCATCAGGGCCCTCGGGCTCCTCCTCCTGTGCATGACCGCCCCCGTCTGCGGCCAGCCGGGCGCCGACCTCACCAGCTTCCCCGTGCTTCGATTGGAACCGTCGGCTCGTACTGCGGCCATGGGAGGGGCGTTTGCGGCCGTGGCCGACGGCGACGTGAACGTGCTGTTCTTTAATCCGGCCGTTCCCGATTCGGCGACAAGCCGGCAGATCTCTTTTTCCTACACGAACCACCTGGCCGATCTTAACGCCGGCTCCGTCGCGTACAGCCGCACCCTCCCGGCGGTCGGAATGACGATGAGTGGGGGCCTTCGCTTTCTGCACGCCGGGACGTTCGAGGGCCGCGATCGGTACGGGGAGCCAACCGGTGACTTTGGGGCCGGGGACATCGTACTTACGGCCGGACTGTCTCGGGCGCTCGGCCCTCGATTCCGCTACGGGGCCAACACCCACCTGCTCTACTCTCAGATCGACGACGTAACAGCCTCCGTGCTGGCCGCCGACCTGGGGGGCGTCTACCACCTACCAAGCCGTCAGCTGGCCGTGGGGGTCACGCTCCGCAACCTCGGCGTTACCCTCACCAGCTTCGACGGCACGTCGGAGGACCTCCCCCTCGACCTCCAGGTAGGGCTTTCGAAGCGCCTGGCCCACCTGCCCCTGCTGCTGACGGTAACGGGATACGACCTCACCAATCCGTCGAAGGGCGTGGAAGGGGGCGACACGTTCGACCACGTGCTGAGCCACTTGACGTTCGGGGCCGAGGTGCAACCGGGCGACGTGCTGCGCCTTCGGGTGGGCTACAACCACCGGCGCAGCCGTGACCTCGCCCTCACCGACCGGTTCGACCTGGCCGGACTCGGAATGGGCTTCGGCCTCACGGTGAGCGCCCTCACGGTCGATTACGCTTACAATTCTTGGTCGTCCCTCGGCGGCCTGCATCAATTCACGCTCCGCACGGACCTGTCGAGCCTGTAA
- a CDS encoding PAS domain-containing protein, which translates to MTDAAHPPARQIVATLPLPLLILDGNLKIRDANPEFVHTFSVPLEEALGMPLYEMGDGHFDTSPLRTALERLVEHGEPFERVELDRSADEQDSEFFQVRGRRMVTDDGPSDHILLAMREVTERKRLEEKRRRHAEQLARSNRDLEEFARVASHDLQEPLRMVSSYLQLLDRQYEEHLPDKAQEFIAYAVDGANRMKALINGLLQYSRVGRKEGQFKTVNLNELLDGVLQDLSRRIEEQNGTVRRTTLPTTFGNPDQLRRVFQNLIENALVYSGDAPPRIYVEGEEDDDGVHLIVRDEGLGIPEDGRKKSSGSSVK; encoded by the coding sequence ATGACCGATGCTGCCCATCCTCCGGCTCGGCAAATCGTAGCCACCCTGCCCCTTCCTCTCCTCATCCTGGACGGCAATCTCAAAATTCGAGACGCCAATCCCGAATTCGTACACACCTTTTCCGTCCCTCTCGAGGAGGCACTCGGAATGCCCCTTTACGAGATGGGAGACGGCCACTTTGACACCTCCCCATTACGCACGGCCCTGGAACGTCTGGTCGAACACGGAGAGCCGTTCGAGCGAGTGGAACTGGATCGTTCCGCCGACGAGCAGGACTCCGAGTTCTTTCAGGTCCGGGGGCGCAGGATGGTCACGGACGACGGCCCCTCCGACCACATTCTCCTCGCCATGCGAGAGGTCACAGAACGAAAACGACTGGAGGAAAAGCGGCGACGTCATGCCGAACAGCTGGCGCGCTCCAACCGAGATCTGGAGGAGTTTGCTCGAGTGGCCTCGCACGACCTTCAAGAACCCCTTCGAATGGTGTCGAGCTACCTTCAACTGCTCGACCGGCAGTACGAGGAGCACCTTCCGGACAAGGCACAGGAGTTCATCGCCTATGCGGTCGACGGTGCCAACCGGATGAAGGCACTGATTAACGGCCTCCTGCAGTATTCGCGGGTCGGGCGAAAGGAGGGCCAGTTCAAAACTGTCAATCTCAACGAATTGCTGGACGGCGTTTTACAGGATCTCAGCCGCCGGATCGAAGAGCAGAACGGCACCGTCCGCCGGACAACGCTCCCAACGACGTTCGGCAACCCCGATCAGCTACGGCGCGTCTTTCAGAATCTGATCGAAAATGCCCTTGTGTATTCGGGAGACGCCCCTCCTCGGATCTACGTAGAGGGGGAGGAAGACGACGACGGGGTGCACCTAATCGTCCGTGATGAGGGCCTTGGCATTCCCGAAGACGGACGGAAAAAATCTTCCGGATCTTCAGTCAAGTAG
- a CDS encoding PAS domain-containing protein yields MADDPPLRVLLIEDNPGDARLLKEYLHQSEQAMEIHWERQLEAGVEALASAPHDVTVVDLGLPDSSGPETVRRCTAAAGSVPVVVLTGHQELEIAMSALEAGAVEYLQKDELTSSLAARTLRWAAERARMQKELRLLSKAVDQSTEAILITEATPVQHPGPSIVYVNEAFEALTGYREEDVLDQTLRLLEGPETDPKVMDSLLQAMERDEPWHGEAVHYRKDDTPYIVQWNMAPVASADGETEFWISVQRDVTPVRRMWERLLDVQEEERRRIDQEIHDEMGGLLTSIQMKAQMARFQAEKHGLSLDVLDEMSELLNDLSIAARTIARQLHPRVLDTYGLSEAVSNLVGTMEEQHDLTIEMHNAVTTEGDYSSLVERTAYRVIQEALLNVVRHAQVNTADVRLYETDRQLHIQVVDDGVGFDSTEKEEEENYGLKGITERVERLNGTVEINTAVNNGTTITATIPLTTSPFPSQFVANKENERVHDE; encoded by the coding sequence ATGGCCGACGATCCCCCCCTCCGTGTGCTGTTAATTGAGGACAATCCCGGAGACGCCCGTCTCCTTAAAGAGTACCTACACCAAAGCGAGCAAGCGATGGAGATCCACTGGGAACGGCAACTCGAAGCCGGAGTGGAGGCGCTTGCGTCCGCTCCCCACGACGTGACGGTTGTCGATCTGGGACTCCCGGACAGCAGTGGCCCAGAGACGGTGCGACGATGCACAGCGGCCGCAGGGTCGGTGCCGGTTGTCGTCCTCACCGGACACCAAGAGTTGGAGATTGCCATGTCTGCTCTGGAGGCAGGGGCCGTCGAGTACCTGCAAAAAGACGAGCTCACCTCAAGCCTAGCCGCCCGCACCCTGCGATGGGCCGCCGAGCGGGCCCGGATGCAAAAGGAGCTCCGTCTCCTGTCAAAAGCCGTCGACCAATCGACCGAGGCCATTCTCATTACCGAGGCGACTCCCGTTCAGCATCCCGGGCCCAGCATCGTGTACGTCAACGAGGCCTTCGAGGCCCTAACCGGCTACCGAGAAGAAGACGTTCTCGACCAGACGCTTCGACTCCTCGAAGGTCCCGAAACCGATCCGAAGGTGATGGACTCTCTTCTGCAGGCCATGGAACGTGATGAGCCCTGGCATGGGGAAGCCGTTCACTATCGCAAAGACGACACCCCTTACATTGTCCAGTGGAACATGGCCCCCGTCGCCAGTGCAGACGGCGAGACCGAGTTCTGGATCTCAGTCCAACGAGACGTCACGCCCGTTCGTCGCATGTGGGAGCGCCTGCTCGACGTGCAGGAAGAGGAGCGCCGTCGCATCGATCAGGAGATTCACGACGAGATGGGTGGGCTTCTAACCTCCATCCAGATGAAGGCCCAAATGGCCCGGTTTCAGGCCGAGAAGCACGGCCTTTCGCTCGATGTGCTCGATGAGATGAGTGAACTCCTGAACGATCTCTCAATCGCAGCCCGAACCATCGCCCGGCAGCTTCATCCCCGAGTGCTCGACACATACGGTCTCTCGGAGGCCGTTTCGAACCTCGTGGGGACGATGGAGGAGCAGCACGACCTCACGATTGAGATGCACAATGCGGTCACAACAGAAGGCGATTATTCCTCCCTGGTCGAGCGCACAGCCTACCGGGTCATCCAGGAGGCATTATTAAACGTCGTTCGTCATGCCCAAGTGAATACCGCCGACGTCCGCCTGTATGAGACCGATCGACAGCTTCACATCCAGGTGGTGGACGATGGCGTCGGCTTCGACTCCACGGAGAAAGAGGAAGAGGAAAACTATGGACTCAAGGGCATTACCGAGCGGGTCGAGCGACTAAATGGGACGGTGGAAATTAATACTGCGGTGAACAACGGCACGACGATCACAGCGACGATTCCTCTCACGACCTCACCCTTCCCCTCACAGTTTGTAGCCAACAAAGAAAACGAACGCGTACACGACGAATAG
- a CDS encoding response regulator — MNSSSRTSSSGDSTSGRPVRILLVEDNPADVRLTREMLRESKVQNDLLVAHTAEEAEEILGLTEGADQPRPDLVLLDIDLPVKSGHQLLSEIKSDAQLRRIPVVMLTGSEAEEDIVKSYDEYANAYVTKPIDLNEISRVVDAIENFWFQVVRLPSEPESS; from the coding sequence ATGAATTCCTCTTCCCGCACGTCCTCTTCCGGCGACTCGACATCCGGTCGCCCGGTGCGCATCCTGCTCGTGGAGGACAATCCGGCCGATGTGCGCCTAACCCGTGAAATGCTGCGCGAGTCAAAGGTGCAGAACGACCTGCTCGTGGCCCACACGGCGGAGGAAGCCGAAGAAATTCTTGGACTTACCGAGGGAGCCGATCAACCCCGTCCCGACCTGGTACTGCTCGACATCGACCTGCCAGTGAAAAGCGGACACCAGCTTCTCTCGGAAATTAAGTCGGACGCCCAACTCCGCCGCATTCCCGTCGTGATGCTCACCGGCTCGGAAGCAGAGGAGGACATCGTGAAAAGCTACGACGAATACGCGAACGCATACGTCACGAAGCCCATCGACCTAAACGAAATCTCAAGGGTCGTCGATGCCATCGAGAATTTTTGGTTTCAAGTGGTTCGTCTTCCGTCGGAGCCCGAATCCTCCTAG
- a CDS encoding MATE family efflux transporter: protein MDAPSSTFRELSATLRLAGPVVAAQLAHISMSFVDTVMVGRLGPEALAGVALGHTTFFFLVVLGMGTVRAVGPMVSQAVGAREPNVAARSVRQGLWLALGLSVPMVLLLSGMEPILRWTGQGKEVTEGAMAYLWAVRWGVFPFLGFAALRSFVEGLSRPLPVTIIALVGVGLNIVANEVLMFGRLGFPALGLAGTGWASTIVFSCLFGALALLVHRMPPFAEHQVFARIRTPDPTYLWELLRIGVPMGTSRGIESSLFMVTTVLMGTVGTTALAAHQVALQCAAFTFMVPLGIGMAGSVRVGQAAGASDADGVQRAGAVAMGLAVVFMGATAVCFLLFPRSIVGLYLDLSAAENTPVVRLAIELLGVAAVFQVVDGLQVAAHGALQGLKDTRVPMGIAAVTYWGVGLTTGYFWGIQGSGGPHGLWWGLVLGLAAAAVLLVWRFQRQVTQLRSAPSGADVRVSSADGPDLGEPSPA, encoded by the coding sequence GTGGACGCTCCATCATCGACGTTTCGTGAGCTCTCGGCAACGCTTCGGTTGGCCGGGCCGGTGGTCGCGGCCCAGCTCGCACACATCTCGATGAGCTTCGTCGATACGGTGATGGTGGGGCGCCTTGGGCCGGAGGCCCTCGCGGGCGTGGCGCTTGGGCATACGACCTTTTTCTTCCTGGTCGTTTTGGGAATGGGGACGGTGCGAGCCGTGGGCCCGATGGTATCACAGGCCGTGGGGGCTCGGGAGCCCAACGTGGCGGCACGAAGCGTGCGGCAGGGCCTTTGGCTGGCGCTGGGACTGAGCGTTCCCATGGTGCTCCTCCTGAGTGGAATGGAGCCGATCCTCCGGTGGACGGGGCAAGGGAAAGAGGTCACGGAAGGAGCGATGGCGTATCTGTGGGCCGTTCGCTGGGGCGTTTTTCCGTTTCTGGGGTTTGCGGCGCTCCGAAGCTTTGTGGAGGGGTTGTCGCGTCCGCTTCCAGTTACGATTATAGCCCTCGTGGGGGTGGGGCTCAATATCGTTGCCAACGAAGTCCTTATGTTTGGCCGTTTGGGGTTTCCGGCCCTCGGCTTGGCGGGGACGGGCTGGGCAAGCACCATTGTCTTTTCCTGCCTCTTCGGCGCGCTGGCCTTATTGGTGCATCGGATGCCGCCGTTTGCGGAGCATCAAGTGTTTGCGCGCATCCGAACGCCGGATCCGACGTATCTGTGGGAGTTGCTTCGGATTGGGGTGCCGATGGGAACGAGTCGGGGCATCGAGTCGAGCCTGTTTATGGTGACGACCGTTCTTATGGGAACGGTGGGCACCACGGCGCTTGCCGCCCATCAGGTGGCGCTGCAGTGTGCGGCGTTCACGTTTATGGTGCCGCTCGGCATTGGAATGGCGGGATCGGTGCGGGTGGGACAGGCCGCCGGGGCGTCGGATGCAGACGGGGTGCAGCGCGCCGGCGCTGTGGCCATGGGGCTGGCCGTGGTGTTCATGGGGGCCACTGCCGTGTGCTTCTTGTTGTTTCCACGGTCGATCGTGGGGCTTTATCTCGACCTCTCGGCTGCCGAAAATACACCGGTCGTCCGGCTGGCGATCGAGCTTCTGGGCGTCGCGGCGGTCTTTCAGGTGGTGGATGGGCTTCAGGTGGCGGCCCACGGGGCGCTCCAGGGCCTGAAGGATACGCGGGTACCCATGGGCATCGCGGCGGTTACGTACTGGGGCGTGGGGCTTACGACCGGATACTTTTGGGGCATTCAGGGGAGCGGCGGTCCCCACGGCCTTTGGTGGGGACTCGTTCTCGGCCTCGCCGCGGCCGCGGTTCTTCTTGTCTGGCGCTTCCAGCGGCAGGTGACACAGCTTCGGAGCGCGCCTTCGGGGGCCGACGTCCGCGTGTCGTCGGCGGACGGACCGGATCTGGGCGAACCGTCGCCGGCATAG